The Drosophila biarmipes strain raj3 chromosome 2L, RU_DBia_V1.1, whole genome shotgun sequence genome has a window encoding:
- the LOC108028926 gene encoding uncharacterized protein LOC108028926: protein MTSVTEKAVCLKLVEFSVMDNTEKSAKTFAEDMLSNMDLFWGGKLVDGLLGYLKHPTFLRQPRQCVRSLRVLHGMTNHCTKEDLSRLALGTNILDLLKDILETPNTRELIVRTSLDLISTLVLSGWQTRDAIIESGVLEALLKLMNPHRKDPRKYKALLAQILWLLYQMLGYKVPGPKKVALVAIAVALEKRLLPNRDVNVILPLLGLARLISEYNSVTMPAMIHSGLFGRVAPFVLSPVTEIKREAIFVLANTCFQDPKRRKVSLYRFPKMIILYINDMFLSGTVEIRVLIHQLLGVIIDSRCTRTEMMLRLIPKVIWCASNREPELEVRRAAGWTLASLAMYLQPRDISLFIKFGGYHVLCQVLHSDPPVQLLQNILSVFVRLVKSYPAMKTFFISLLRHCGAWLILQKLRDSKNAALKRLANVLCPYGDVWC, encoded by the coding sequence ATGACATCAGTAACTGAGAAAGCCGTATGCTTAAAGCTAGTAGAATTTAGTGTGATGGACAACACGGAGAAATCGGCTAAGACCTTTGCAGAAGATATGCTCTCGAATATGGATCTCTTTTGGGGTGGAAAACTGGTGGACGGCCTTCTGGGCTATTTGAAGCACCCAACGTTTTTGAGGCAGCCCCGTCAATGTGTGAGGTCCTTGAGGGTCCTCCATGGTATGACCAACCACTGCACCAAAGAGGACTTAAGCCGTCTGGCTTTGGGTACGAATATCCTTGATTTACTAAAAGATATCCTGGAAACCCCGAACACCAGAGAACTGATTGTGCGCACCTCGCTGGATTTGATCAGCACTCTAGTTCTTTCTGGTTGGCAAACTCGTGATGCCATTATCGAATCGGGAGTTCTCGAGGCACTGCTCAAGCTCATGAATCCCCACCGAAAGGACCCACGAAAGTACAAGGCCTTGCTGGCTCAGATACTATGGTTGCTCTATCAGATGCTTGGCTACAAAGTGCCGGGTCCCAAGAAGGTTGCTCTCGTTGCAATAGCCGTAGCCCTGGAGAAACGCCTGCTGCCCAATAGAGATGTGAATGTAATCCTGCCCCTTCTAGGACTGGCTCGTCTTATCTCGGAATACAACTCGGTGACGATGCCAGCAATGATTCACTCGGGTCTCTTTGGAAGAGTGGCTCCTTTCGTCCTGAGTCCTGTGACGGAGATCAAGCGGGAAGCCATCTTCGTGCTGGCCAACACCTGTTTCCAGGATCCCAAGAGAAGAAAGGTTTCACTGTATAGGTTTCCCAAGATGATTATTCTCTATATCAACGATATGTTTCTTTCGGGAACCGTGGAAATACGCGTCCTGATCCATCAGCTGCTGGGTGTTATCATCGATAGTCGGTGCACTAGGACGGAAATGATGCTGCGCCTCATCCCAAAGGTGATTTGGTGTGCCAGTAACAGGGAACCGGAGTTGGAAGTCCGACGGGCAGCTGGATGGACCCTGGCCAGCCTGGCTATGTACTTGCAGCCCAGAGACATTTCACTTTTTATCAAGTTCGGTGGCTATCATGTGCTCTGCCAGGTGCTGCACAGCGATCCACCGGTCCAACTTTTGCAAAACATCCTGTCTGTTTTTGTAAGGCTCGTCAAATCCTATCCCGCCATGAAGACcttttttataagtttgttGCGGCACTGCGGTGCTTGGCTAATTCTTCAGAAGTTGAGGGATAGTAAGAACGCAGCACTCAAGAGGTTAGCCAATGTACTGTGCCCTTATGGAGATGTGTGGTGTTGA
- the LOC108029263 gene encoding zinc transporter 2 isoform X3, with protein MDVPELRKAELSNVRDHCHRARSEGVDVKARRKLIIASVLCLVFMIAEIVGGVLSNSLAIATDAAHLLTDFASFMISLFAIWIAGRPSTQRMSFGWYRAEVIGAMASVFMIWVITGILVWLAVGRLISGDYEVNAKIMLITSGLAILVNVIMGVQLQHGHSHGLGGGSGGHGHSHGGSKKQTKKSVPTAVPSHAHATSTPCSASPNQRIEGGVAFAPEDAELPGGGLPSFSYQNAKLVDPALDLEIAAVLAETAPGSHHHGGPVGREAVNMNVRAALIHVIGDVIQSVGVFVAAGVIYFWPEYSIVDPICTFVFSIIVLFTTFTIMKDALLVLMEGTPNYMHYAEVLQIFQAIEGVERVHNLRIWALSINKVALSAHLAIAANANPKKILDAATSAVHLRYNFFETTIQIEDYTSQMENCQQCSVPEK; from the exons ATGGATGTGCCCGAGCTCAGGAAGGCGGAACTAAGCAATG TCCGGGATCATTGCCACCGAGCCCGCAGCGAGGGCGTGGACGTGAAGGCGCGCCGGAAACTGATCATAGCCAGCGTTTTGTGCCTGGTCTTCATGATTGCCGAAATCGTGG GTGGCGTCCTATCCAACAGTCTGGCCATCGCAACAGACGCCGCCCATTTGCTCACCGATTTCGCCAGTTTTATGATCTCGTTGTTTGCCATCTGGATTGCCGGACGCCCATCTACGCAGCG GATGTCCTTCGGCTGGTATCGGGCCGAGGTTATTGGCGCCATGGCCTCCGTCTTCATGATCTGGGTCATCACGGGCATCCTCGTCTGGCTGGCCGTCGGACGACTCATTAGCGGCGACTACGAGGTGAATGCCAAGATCATGCTGATCACCTCGGGCCTGGCCATACTGGTGAATGTCAT AATGGGCGTCCAGCTGCAGCACGGTCATTCGCATGGCCTGGGCGGAGGAAGTGGTGGCCATGGCCACAGCCACGGTGGCTCCAAGAAGCAGACGAAGAAGAGCGTCCCCACTGCCGTCCCCTCGCACGCCCATGCCACGTCCACGCCCTGCTCCGCCTCGCCCAACCAGCGAATTGAGGGCGGAGTGGCCTTTGCTCCCGAAGATGCCGAATTGCCCGGGGGCGGACTTCCCTCGTTCTCCTACCAGAACGCCAAGCTGGTGGATCCCGCATTGGATCTGGAAATCGCCGCCGTTCTGGCCGAGACTGCTCCTGGATCCCATCACCATGGTGGACCCGTGGGACGCGAGGCCGTCAACATGAATGTCCGGGCAGCCCTCATCCACGTGATCGGCGATGTCATCCAGAGCGTCGGAGTGTTCGTCGCCGCGGGCGTAATCTACTTCTGGCCGGAGTACTCCATCGTGGATCCCATTTGCACTTTTGTGTTCTCCATCATCGTGCTCTTCACCACGTTCACAATCATGAAGGATGCCCTGCTG GTGCTCATGGAGGGAACCCCGAACTACATGCACTACGCCGAGGTGCTGCAGATTTTCCAAGCCATCGAGGGCGTTGAGCGGGTGCACAATTTGCGCATCTGGGCGCTGAGCATTAATAAAGTGGCGCTATCAGCCCATTTGGCCATTG CTGCCAATGCCAATCCAAAGAAGATCCTGGATGCAGCCACCTCGGCGGTTCACTTGCGGTACAACTTCTTCGAGACCACCATCCAAATCGAGGACTATACCAGCCAAATGGAGAACTGCCAGCAGTGCAGTGTGCCCGAGAAGTAG
- the LOC108029263 gene encoding zinc transporter 2 isoform X1, producing MSKNEDTPIAKRNSDRSRRSNYGTAPSFHLLEQGQPGANAGIGNGNNNHPATPSTPAQIFCLHGRSNNLEVRDHCHRARSEGVDVKARRKLIIASVLCLVFMIAEIVGGVLSNSLAIATDAAHLLTDFASFMISLFAIWIAGRPSTQRMSFGWYRAEVIGAMASVFMIWVITGILVWLAVGRLISGDYEVNAKIMLITSGLAILVNVIMGVQLQHGHSHGLGGGSGGHGHSHGGSKKQTKKSVPTAVPSHAHATSTPCSASPNQRIEGGVAFAPEDAELPGGGLPSFSYQNAKLVDPALDLEIAAVLAETAPGSHHHGGPVGREAVNMNVRAALIHVIGDVIQSVGVFVAAGVIYFWPEYSIVDPICTFVFSIIVLFTTFTIMKDALLVLMEGTPNYMHYAEVLQIFQAIEGVERVHNLRIWALSINKVALSAHLAIAANANPKKILDAATSAVHLRYNFFETTIQIEDYTSQMENCQQCSVPEK from the exons ATGTCCAAAAACGAGGATACACCGATTGCCAA GCGCAACTCGGATCGCTCGCGGCGCAGCAACTACGGCACGGCGCCCTCGTTCCACCTGCTGGAGCAGGGACAACCAGGTGCGAACGCCGGCATTGGCAATGGCAACAACAATCACCCGGCAACGCCCTCAACACCTGCgcaaattttttgtttgcacgGGCGGTCCAACAACCTGGAAG TCCGGGATCATTGCCACCGAGCCCGCAGCGAGGGCGTGGACGTGAAGGCGCGCCGGAAACTGATCATAGCCAGCGTTTTGTGCCTGGTCTTCATGATTGCCGAAATCGTGG GTGGCGTCCTATCCAACAGTCTGGCCATCGCAACAGACGCCGCCCATTTGCTCACCGATTTCGCCAGTTTTATGATCTCGTTGTTTGCCATCTGGATTGCCGGACGCCCATCTACGCAGCG GATGTCCTTCGGCTGGTATCGGGCCGAGGTTATTGGCGCCATGGCCTCCGTCTTCATGATCTGGGTCATCACGGGCATCCTCGTCTGGCTGGCCGTCGGACGACTCATTAGCGGCGACTACGAGGTGAATGCCAAGATCATGCTGATCACCTCGGGCCTGGCCATACTGGTGAATGTCAT AATGGGCGTCCAGCTGCAGCACGGTCATTCGCATGGCCTGGGCGGAGGAAGTGGTGGCCATGGCCACAGCCACGGTGGCTCCAAGAAGCAGACGAAGAAGAGCGTCCCCACTGCCGTCCCCTCGCACGCCCATGCCACGTCCACGCCCTGCTCCGCCTCGCCCAACCAGCGAATTGAGGGCGGAGTGGCCTTTGCTCCCGAAGATGCCGAATTGCCCGGGGGCGGACTTCCCTCGTTCTCCTACCAGAACGCCAAGCTGGTGGATCCCGCATTGGATCTGGAAATCGCCGCCGTTCTGGCCGAGACTGCTCCTGGATCCCATCACCATGGTGGACCCGTGGGACGCGAGGCCGTCAACATGAATGTCCGGGCAGCCCTCATCCACGTGATCGGCGATGTCATCCAGAGCGTCGGAGTGTTCGTCGCCGCGGGCGTAATCTACTTCTGGCCGGAGTACTCCATCGTGGATCCCATTTGCACTTTTGTGTTCTCCATCATCGTGCTCTTCACCACGTTCACAATCATGAAGGATGCCCTGCTG GTGCTCATGGAGGGAACCCCGAACTACATGCACTACGCCGAGGTGCTGCAGATTTTCCAAGCCATCGAGGGCGTTGAGCGGGTGCACAATTTGCGCATCTGGGCGCTGAGCATTAATAAAGTGGCGCTATCAGCCCATTTGGCCATTG CTGCCAATGCCAATCCAAAGAAGATCCTGGATGCAGCCACCTCGGCGGTTCACTTGCGGTACAACTTCTTCGAGACCACCATCCAAATCGAGGACTATACCAGCCAAATGGAGAACTGCCAGCAGTGCAGTGTGCCCGAGAAGTAG
- the LOC108029263 gene encoding zinc transporter 2 isoform X2, with amino-acid sequence MNDARLYRKAAAAAAAAATSLDKCRLEMLHEYVRDHCHRARSEGVDVKARRKLIIASVLCLVFMIAEIVGGVLSNSLAIATDAAHLLTDFASFMISLFAIWIAGRPSTQRMSFGWYRAEVIGAMASVFMIWVITGILVWLAVGRLISGDYEVNAKIMLITSGLAILVNVIMGVQLQHGHSHGLGGGSGGHGHSHGGSKKQTKKSVPTAVPSHAHATSTPCSASPNQRIEGGVAFAPEDAELPGGGLPSFSYQNAKLVDPALDLEIAAVLAETAPGSHHHGGPVGREAVNMNVRAALIHVIGDVIQSVGVFVAAGVIYFWPEYSIVDPICTFVFSIIVLFTTFTIMKDALLVLMEGTPNYMHYAEVLQIFQAIEGVERVHNLRIWALSINKVALSAHLAIAANANPKKILDAATSAVHLRYNFFETTIQIEDYTSQMENCQQCSVPEK; translated from the exons ATGAATGATGCCCGGCTCTATAGgaaggcggcggcggcggcggcggcggcggcgactTCGCTGGATAAATGCCGCTTGGAAATGCTGCACGAATATG TCCGGGATCATTGCCACCGAGCCCGCAGCGAGGGCGTGGACGTGAAGGCGCGCCGGAAACTGATCATAGCCAGCGTTTTGTGCCTGGTCTTCATGATTGCCGAAATCGTGG GTGGCGTCCTATCCAACAGTCTGGCCATCGCAACAGACGCCGCCCATTTGCTCACCGATTTCGCCAGTTTTATGATCTCGTTGTTTGCCATCTGGATTGCCGGACGCCCATCTACGCAGCG GATGTCCTTCGGCTGGTATCGGGCCGAGGTTATTGGCGCCATGGCCTCCGTCTTCATGATCTGGGTCATCACGGGCATCCTCGTCTGGCTGGCCGTCGGACGACTCATTAGCGGCGACTACGAGGTGAATGCCAAGATCATGCTGATCACCTCGGGCCTGGCCATACTGGTGAATGTCAT AATGGGCGTCCAGCTGCAGCACGGTCATTCGCATGGCCTGGGCGGAGGAAGTGGTGGCCATGGCCACAGCCACGGTGGCTCCAAGAAGCAGACGAAGAAGAGCGTCCCCACTGCCGTCCCCTCGCACGCCCATGCCACGTCCACGCCCTGCTCCGCCTCGCCCAACCAGCGAATTGAGGGCGGAGTGGCCTTTGCTCCCGAAGATGCCGAATTGCCCGGGGGCGGACTTCCCTCGTTCTCCTACCAGAACGCCAAGCTGGTGGATCCCGCATTGGATCTGGAAATCGCCGCCGTTCTGGCCGAGACTGCTCCTGGATCCCATCACCATGGTGGACCCGTGGGACGCGAGGCCGTCAACATGAATGTCCGGGCAGCCCTCATCCACGTGATCGGCGATGTCATCCAGAGCGTCGGAGTGTTCGTCGCCGCGGGCGTAATCTACTTCTGGCCGGAGTACTCCATCGTGGATCCCATTTGCACTTTTGTGTTCTCCATCATCGTGCTCTTCACCACGTTCACAATCATGAAGGATGCCCTGCTG GTGCTCATGGAGGGAACCCCGAACTACATGCACTACGCCGAGGTGCTGCAGATTTTCCAAGCCATCGAGGGCGTTGAGCGGGTGCACAATTTGCGCATCTGGGCGCTGAGCATTAATAAAGTGGCGCTATCAGCCCATTTGGCCATTG CTGCCAATGCCAATCCAAAGAAGATCCTGGATGCAGCCACCTCGGCGGTTCACTTGCGGTACAACTTCTTCGAGACCACCATCCAAATCGAGGACTATACCAGCCAAATGGAGAACTGCCAGCAGTGCAGTGTGCCCGAGAAGTAG